ACTTGGGAGCAGTTCTATGTGTACTGGATATGCCCCTTTATTGGTGCCGTCCTTGCTGCATGGATCTTCAGGGCTTTGTTCCTGGCACCGCCACCTAAGCCCAAGGCCAAGAAAGCATGATGAATATCACTTGGTCATGGTCTCGTGGATGCCAGATCTGGAGAAACCAACATTAGTTGCTAGAAATAGAGGAACCGAAAGAATTAGTTCCTCGTGTATTCAGTTACCTCAGTTTCCTAGAATGTTGGTTTAAATTGATTGATGTGGTAACCACGTTGCTCGTGCCATTGATAATTTTATTGTAAGGTGCCCTTTGTGATGCAACGGCATTGCCTGTTTGTTGCTACAACAGTGATATGAATAGAGGGATAAAAGTatgtaagagcaactccagcaatagtCCCTAAATTAGACCCTCCAAATGCTAAATGGGGGTTGCCTCTATTTTTTAGGGGCTTTCAAATTTGCTTCAACTCTAGCAATAGCCATCAATTCTAATATGTAACAAAGGGCTTCCTACAGACCCTCTAGGAATAGAGGGTGGAGAAGGGAATTTGGAGAGCTCCCCAAAATAGAGGGTATAGTAGGGGATCTGCTGGAGTGCATCTAAGGGCAGCTCCAGCGTACTTGCTAAGGAGGTGCATGGAGGAGAGAAATTAGTGGAGGAGGTGCAATATGCTGGAGCATGGGTGCTAGGCTAGCAATTTTAGGCACCCGAGGCTTCTTTGAGCTCCCGGTGCAACGAGTAAAGAATTCGTGTCAGATAGAATATTTAATACAACAGTTGGGGCAGGTGGAGCCGACGGTAGCAAAGTTGGGGAAAGTCAGTAGTAGAGATATTTTTCTACCTTGGTGGGTCCCACCTTAGTTTGAGCCTAAACAAGACTACACGTTGGAGCTTATTTACCTAACCTGACATTTTTATACGTGTCCACGCTTCAACCTTGCTAAGAAAATATACACTGGAGCTGCCCTAAACAACCCCTTATCCAAGCTTAGAGGGTTTGTTGGAGAGCATTGGTAAAGGTACAGGCAAAGCTTGCATAGGACATATCTATAGCTCAACAGTATCACACAAATATTTATCATGTGACGGTTTCCTCCTTGTTGTAGCACTGTCTAAGCTTGGCCGTTCATTAGCATGACAGTAATCAGATCGTGTCTTAAAAGGAAGAAAACAGAAATTGTTAAAATTCTAGCAAGCAACTCTGCAAGAATACATCACAGGTACAAAATTGAATTGGACTGAACAAGGCAGTTGGATGCACGTTTGGCGATAATTAGAAGTACAAGTCCTTGCACCGAACAGAATGTGCAGGATGAACTATCTATTCTTAATGGcggcaatatatatatatatatatatatatatatatatatatatatatatatatatatatatatatatatattcacccACCAAACGAATAGAATAGGCGCATTCACAAATGTGTTTCAGACCAGCCAATGATTTAATTATGTGCCGACATACACCTTGTGGCCCGGTCGCCGCTCGCGTTCCCACTCCTTTAATTTGAGAAGCGCTCGACATGATCCGGCCGGTTGATGGCCTGGTCCACGTACAGTGCTGTCCAATGCAGAAGGCCACTAGCCGACCGGTTTAATTTGCAGCCAACTCAAGCACCCTTCACAATTCAAAGTGGAGACACCACTCCCCCGCTAGTGCTGGCACGATGCAATCAGTGGCTCCCAGGTGCTCACTCCATTTAGTCCTCAACGGCCATAGAATGTACATGTACCGCCTCATCAGTACTAGTATATAAGAAGCACCAGCCATGTTGgagagggcagcagcagcatctagcTAGCATAATCAAACTGAGTTTGCATTAGTGGTTAACTCGAGagaaaatcatcaacaatgacaatGAGGCCGCTCGTTGTGCTCGGTCTGGTCCTTGTGGTCGCAGCAGGGGTGGCGCTGGACGGCGCCGACGGCGCCGGGGAGTGCGGGAGGGCCTCCGCCGACCGGGTGGCGCTGCGGCTGGCGCCGTGCATCTCGGCGGCCGACGACCCGCAGTCGACGCCGACGAGCAGCTGCTGCTCGGCCGTGCACGCCATCGGGCAGAGCCCCAGCTGCCTCTGCGCCGTCATGCTGTCCGGCACCGCCAGGGCCGCCGGGATCAAGCCGGAGGTCGCCATTACCATCCCGAAGCGCTGCAACATGGCCGATCGCCCCGTCGGCTACAAGTGCGGAGGTACGTGCGCGTATTTTAAGAATTAATAATCTAGACAAGCTCTAAACCGAATCCTAATTAATGCAGAACTGTGAACAATATTTGCGCTGTGCTCTCATCGCATGATGAATTATTGTTTGACTCCCACAGACTACACGCTGCCCTGACGACCTCGTGAGAGAGGCCGCCGCGCTGGTGATTATGAAAGAGATGGACGCCAAGGAAGGCTTTGTGTTGGAATAATCGAGTCCGCGCGAACCATGAACGTGGACGAGGGGCTCCAGCCCTATCACACTGTGACTGTGTGTGCTTCTCGTACTAGTACTGTGTGTTCAACTTCGTCTAAAATTAATAAGAATGGACGTGTTGCTTGTCAAGACCATTATTGGCCCATTAATAAAAATGGTGTTGGGTTGAAGAGGCCCAtgaaacccaaaaatatttcttgTTTATTTCAGTTGCTTCAATAATATTGTGTGCAATTACTGCGTGCAAAGTCATATTCTCGGTCCCGCCATCAAGGTCTCATATAACAGGAACCGTAGTACAGTTAAAATCTAGggaaaagtccaattttcacgttcgaactatcgcaaaagtttgATTTCCAATCtttaactacaaaaccggataacatAGGCCATCtaactgtcaaaaccggacaaatttgacccttggggtggttttgcattttctaaaaaaattaaataaatctaattagatctaaaaaaatcaaaactaattcactttaaatcaaaaaaatatgaaactagtaccaaactttttctaaaaatgtaacctatctattattgttccatttgaatcttagttattaaaaataatagacataactgcaagcaaccaaatattatgaacataaaaaaattaaatctgaatagctcacaagtcatgtgacaatagataggttacatttttagaaattttttatacctatttcataattttttgacttaaaatgaattacttataaatttttagtgtaaaattgaatatttttaattcttacaaaataaaaaatcaccttcaaaaccaccccaggggccaaatttgcctgattttgacagttggatggcctatgttgtccggtttcgtagttgaaggctaaaaatcggacttttgcgacagttggagggtgtaaaccggacttttccCTAAAATCTAAACTGAAGAAGCCATCACCACATACGCCTTGCCTATCATTGAAAAGAATAGTGCTGGTTAAAATCTACAATTAATCTCTATAATTTGCAAATTTGGATTGGAAAACGAGAAATATCACAATGTGTAGTAAAAACTatttctatctctatctctatctttATCTttactatttctaaagcaagcaatgTTTTTTGGGTCTATCAATCGGAACCCTAATCGAAATCCGGATAAATTAATCGGAATTCTAATCGGACCTTGGACAAATTAATTGAAATCCCAATCAGAACACGGACAATCAACGTCTCATACAGTTACGGTAAGACCTGTACATAAAGTGAACAAACACAAAGTTGATGGTACTATGTAGGTTTATTATATTACTCGTAGCAAACTATACTAGTCTCGAATACATGCACTACATCACTAGACATAAGGACTCAAAATTAGCATCAGCACACCTAAAaaaacgggggggggggggtgaacggtccccaccgtttttcattaagaggaagcaacaCGGCTTTTTCCGGCCGCGGAAAAAAACCCTgaaccctggcccatgcccgagagggccaagctttgcggcgagcacagcgagggaaTTTTTTTACCCACTGGTGGAAATTCGTCACACCTGGAATTCAAACTCGCGACCTTGTGGGGGCGACTATACCTCAGCTCCTCTAACCAACCAAACTAGAGGAGCTTTGGTACCATCAGCACACCTCGTAGGAAATTCCAATATAGAAAGCCAGACAAAGAATAACATTGCAACTGTAAATAGCGGCAGAATTTGTAACATTGCAAGGACCACAGCACGTTCAAATCTTATTGATAAATTCAGGAAGACATAAACAAATGGGTGCCAGATTAGAAGCTGCAGCCAAGCAGAACGGCAATCAAGCTGATATATAGCAATGTTTAACCAGCTGCTTTGAACCAATCGATCAAGGCACTTCGAGCCATGGGCTAATGATATTAATATAAGCAACTTGTTTTCCAGTTTCAAGTAGCAATTGATTCTTACAAAAGCCATGTCTACAATTTCAGTGTGCACTTCAATCTACctaagaaagaaaaaggcatGGACAGTGCGGCTTGGACCTGAGAAAGATGCAAATGAGAACTGAAGTTCAGTCAAAGCATATACTTTTTAGAGTTTTAGAGGGCAAAGCCCTCCCGTCTTACTTAACAAAGACAGAGGTTCCAACACCCATACAAAGCATACTGGTCGCAGCCAGCAAAACCAGAGAGAACCAGGTTAACATTTCACTGAGTACAGCAAGAACTAATCCAGAAAAGGTACTAGACAACAGGCATTTCAGGCATGTCGCACCCAGAGAGAGTCTGGAGCAGGAGCAGTTAGGAAGCCCTCCTTGTTGATGTACTCCCGCAGCTCAGTCGTCACCTCCGCCGTGTCCCAGCTCCAGTTGTGTAGGCGCCAGAAATCCACCCAGACTCGCGGCATGCCTTGGCTCAACCAATAAGTCGTCCAGGCATCGCAGCCATCAACTTTAGCTTTCCTATTAAGCCAAACCGCTCGGCCTTGCTTGTCTCTGGACACAGAATTAGCCAGTTCTGTGCCAAGATCGCCACCTTCATCAACAGGATCCTGATATCCCTCCAAGACATGTTCTGAAAACAAAGTTCATTTCTCAGCTTCCACAAACCCCAAAGAACAGCCGAGGTCAGGATGTTATGCACAATAAACTTTTTCCTACTTAGCCACATATTACCAATGGATTCAAAGTTCATACCGACATAAAACCCCAAAGCACTCTGAAATGTACACCCAAATCTGTTTGGCCACTACACAATCAAAGAAGAGGTGAAAAACAGATTCCTTCTCATTGCAGAAAAGACAGGACTCATCCTCAACTTTTCTTCTTAAACTCAGATTGTCCCTAGTCAGGACCTTGTTCTTGGCTAAGAGCCAAAGAAAGAAATGGACTCTAGGGGGTATTTTCAAAGGCCACACTGCTGAGACATGGACTGGAATCACCCCCCTAAAATTAATAATCCTATACAAGGATTGAGAGTTGTAAACTCCATTAGAagagaaccgccaaattaaggCATCTTCCTCAAAGGAGAAAATTATAGTTGAGGCCAACTGCAACACTTCCAGCCAATCATTCATTAGATTTTGGTTGACTGTACGTCTAAAGGTACATTTCAGATTAGGCCATCCCACAGCTCACAAACAGTCCCAGTTTTTTCATTAACTATTTCGT
The nucleotide sequence above comes from Panicum virgatum strain AP13 chromosome 3K, P.virgatum_v5, whole genome shotgun sequence. Encoded proteins:
- the LOC120698768 gene encoding non-specific lipid-transfer protein 3-like → MTMRPLVVLGLVLVVAAGVALDGADGAGECGRASADRVALRLAPCISAADDPQSTPTSSCCSAVHAIGQSPSCLCAVMLSGTARAAGIKPEVAITIPKRCNMADRPVGYKCGDYTLP